The following are encoded together in the Glycine max cultivar Williams 82 chromosome 8, Glycine_max_v4.0, whole genome shotgun sequence genome:
- the LOC100818141 gene encoding cysteine proteinase inhibitor 4-like, with protein sequence MAVVQDLGRFSVEEHNRMLRQAQKEEEEVTFEEVVEAQSQVVSGIKYYMKISATQGGDGGDSRIFESVVVVKPWLRSKQLLNFAPYIIFGKLKCRLKTSLSKL encoded by the coding sequence ATGGCGGTGGTGCAGGATCTAGGGCGGTTCTCGGTGGAGGAGCATAACCGGATGCTGAGGCAGGCgcagaaggaggaggaggaagtgaCGTTCGAGGAAGTGGTGGAGGCGCAGTCGCAAGTGGTGTCTGGGATCAAGTACTACATGAAGATTTCGGCCACGCAGGGCGGCGATGGCGGAGATTCTAGAATATTCGAATCCGTTGTGGTGGTGAAGCCGTGGCTTCGTTCCAAGCAGCTTCTAAACTTCGCTCCTTACATAATATTCggaaaattaaaatgtagaCTAAAAACatcattatcaaaattataa
- the LOC100817614 gene encoding kinesin-like protein KIN-12B isoform X2 → MLPKNPIFRCRDTPSANAFKKPRPTRKQKSKNKENNPPPFKSLLPPKPPSSTPNPNPLKRKHSDHSVPAASNSGVKVIVRMRPSCSDGDEGDSIAQRISSDSLSINGQNFTFDSVAHSNATQLDIFELVGAPLVENCLAGFNSSVFAYGQTGSGKTYTMWGPADALSDDNSASDQQGLAPRVFERLFSLINEEQIKHSDKQLKYQCHCSFLEIYNEQIADLLDPNQRNLQIREDVKSGVYVENLTEEQVCTKKDVAQLLIKGLLNRRIGATSINSESSRSHTVFTCVVESRCKSTADGVSRFRTSKINLVDLAGSERQKLTGAAGDRLKEAGNINRSLSQLGNLINILAEVSQTGKLRHIPYRDSRLTFLLQESLGGNAKLALVCAISPALSCKSETLSTLRFAQRVKAIKNKAVVNEVMHDDVNQLRDVICQLRDELHRIKENGYSPSDGSRGHSAALIRRSLILLKPTLNHPLSLPHVDEDGDEEMEIDEEGVEDHAVVLHNSNGGFAGFSAPNGSIGSPSAAMNGDSPAGGMVKCKTSPILKFRPSSLSPTIRSSRKSLRTSLKQSPSENNIHGESDLGTNTVNQKCLSAALSSQTAPNFLTKTENLAVSICHGLEIIDSHHHGASLSNLSLRSKDSRLIIPVEKVDVPAQTFLDDNAKKEDYAMLTCNNCKSRMQLDANEIANSSNVQLVLIDRPESTDKPKKQILKAAEKVLAGSIRREMALEEFCAKQTSDIMQLNCLLQKYRQERECNATIAQIREDKILRLQSHIDGVLSTKEFMDEEPVSLAHENKLLKENHEHHLEVLKMKIELKRVQDELQEYQNFYQFGEREVLMEEICSLRNQLHFYVDSSSKSTRKQYPPLQFTYSSEPSLAANLTAISDLTEASTEANANPESTEDSAKVKIKQEKSQWTEAESRWISLTEKLRAELEASRSLAEKRKQELDTERKCAEELNKTMQMAIEGHTRTLEQYADLEEKHIQLLERHRKIQDGIDDVKEAASGAGVRGADSKFINDLAAEISALKAETEKEKEMKILRDENRGLRAQLKDTAEAVQAAGELLVRLNEAEEGVITAQKRAMDAEQEAAKAYKQIDKLKKKNDKDISTHNKLLAKTRLPNEEIQPTLDDLLVMPICDDTKVLKNVNGQFELFCNEEDSELANLADQSWFSAYDTCNI, encoded by the exons ATGCTTCCAAAAAATCCAATCTTCCGGTGCCGGGACACTCCTTCCGCAAACGCTTTCAAAAAACCCAGACCCACGCGCAAGCAAAAATCCAAGAACAAAGAGAACAATCCTCCTCCTTTCAAGTCCCTCCTTCCCCCAAAACCTCCCTCTTCCACTCCCAACCCTAACCCTCTCAAGCGCAAACATTCCGACCATTCCGTTCCCGCTGCATCCAATTCCGGCGTCAAG GTTATTGTGAGGATGAGGCCTTCGTGCAGTGACGGGGACGAAGGAGATTCCATAGCTCAGAGGATTTCCAGTGATTCCTTGTCCATCAACGGTCAAAACTTCACATTTGATTCCGTTGCTCACTCCAATGCAACTCAG TTAGATATTTTTGAGCTTGTCGGGGCGCCTCTTGTAGAGAATTGCTTGGCTGGATTTAATAGTTCTGTATTCGCATATGGGCAG ACTGGGAGTGGGAAGACCTATACCATGTGGGGTCCTGCTGATGCTTTGTCAGATGACAATTCAGCAAGTGATCAACAAGGCCTCGCGCCTCGTGTTTTTGAAAGACTCTTTTCCCTCATAAATGAG GAGCAAATTAAGCATTCTGATAAGCAACTCAAGTATCAGTGCCACTGCTCTTTTCTCGAG ATATACAACGAGCAAATAGCAGATCTATTAGATCCAAATCAAAGAAACCTACAG ATTAGAGAAGATGTCAAATCTGGTGTCTATGTTGAAAATCTTACAGAGGAGCAAGTGTGTACGAAGAAAGATGTGGCTCAGCTTTTGATAAAG GGTTTGTTAAACAGAAGAATTGGTGCAACCAGTATAAATTCTGAAAGTTCACGCTCTCATACTGTTTTTACTTGTGTGGTTGAATCTCGATGCAAG AGTACTGCAGATGGTGTAAGCAGATTTAGAACAAGTAAAATAAATCTTGTTGATCTAGCTGGGTCAGAACGACAAAAATTAACGGGTGCAGCAGGAGACCGTTTAAAGGAAGCTGGCAATATTAATAGATCACTTTCACAGCTTGG GAATTTGATAAACATTCTAGCTGAAGTTTCTCAGACAGGAAAGCTGCGACATATACCATATAGAGACTCCAGGTTGACATTTTTATTGCAGGAGTCTCTTGGCGGAAATGCAAAATTAGCATTGGTTTGTGCTATTTCCCCAGCACTAAG TTGTAAGAGTGAAACTCTTAGTACATTGAGATTTGCACAACGTGTAAAGGCTATCAAGAATAAAGCAGTTGTCAATGAAGTAATGCACGATGATGTGAATCAATTACGAGACGTGATATGCCAACTCAGG GATGAACTGCATCGAATTAAAGAAAATGGTTACAGTCCAAGTGATGGAAGTCGGGGTCATTCAGCAGCTTTGATCAGAAGAAGTTTGATTTTATTGAAGCCTACCCTCAATCACCCATTATCACTACCTCATGTTGATGAAGATGGTGATGAGGAGATGGAGATTGATGAGGAAGGTGTTGAGGATCATGCTGTAGTTCTCCACAACTCAAATGGAGGTTTTGCTGGTTTTTCAGCCCCTAATGGATCTATTGGTTCTCCTAGTGCTGCAATGAATGGTGACAGCCCTGCTGGCGGCATGGTTAAATGCAAAACATCCCCCATCCTCAAATTCCGTCCTTCCAGCCTTTCACCAACAATCAGAAGCAGCAGGAAAAGTTTGAGGACCTCATTAAAGCAGTCTCCTTCTGAGAATAATATTCATGGTGAAAGTGATTTAGGTACAAACACCGTTAACCAGAAATGTTTGTCTGCAGCTCTCTCTAGCCAGACAGCTCCAAATTTCCTAACTAAAACGGAAAATTTAGCAGTAAGCATCTGCCATGGTCTTGAAATTATTGATAGCCACCATCATGGTGCATCGTTATCGAATCTCTCATTGAGATCCAAAGATTCCAGGCTAATTATTCCTGTGGAAAAAGTTGATGTTCCCGCCCAGACTTTTCTTGATGATAATGCCAAAAAGGAAGATTATGCTATGCTTACCTGTAATAACTGTAAAAGCAGAATGCAGCTTGATGCCAATGAGATTGCCAATAGCTCAAATGTGCAGCTGGTACTGATTGATCGCCCGGAGTCAACTGATAAACCAAAGAAGCAAATTCTTAAA GCAGCAGAGAAGGTTTTGGCAGGATCGATAAGGAGAGAAATGGCACTAGAAGAGTTCTGTGCAAAGCAGACTTCTGATATAATGCAGCTCAATTGCTTG TTGCAAAAGTACAGGCAAGAGAGGGAATGCAATGCCACAATAGCACAGATAAGAGAAGATAAAATTCTACGCCTTCAGAGCCATATTGATGGTGTTTTATCCACCAAGGAGTTCATGGATGAAGAGCCGGTGTCCCTTGCACATGAAAACAAG CTTTTAAAGGAGAACCATGAGCATCATTTAGAAGTTCTGAAGATGAAGATAGAGTTAAAAAGAGTACAAGATGAGTTACAAGAGTATCAGAATTTTTACCAATTTGGGGAGAGGGAAGTGTTGATGGAAGAGATATGTAGTTTAAGAAATCAGCTTCACTTTTATGTTGACTCTTCATCCAAATCCACAAGAAAGCAATATCCTCCATTGCAATTTACTTATTCATCTGAACCTAGTTTGGCAGCAAACCTCACTGCCATTTCAGATTTAACAGAGGCTAGCACTGAGGCAAATGCAAATCCAGAATCGACTGAAGACAGTgccaaagtaaaaattaaacagGAAAAAAGTCAATGGACCGAGGCAGAAAGCAGGTGGATTTCTCTAACTGAAAAACTGAGAGCTGAACTTGAAGCTAGCAGGTCACTAGCTGAAAAGAGGAAGCAGGAACTAGATACTGAGAGGAAGTGTGCTGAGGAACTGAATAAAACAATGCAAATGGCTATAGAAGGTCATACACGAACTTTAGAACAGTATGCTGATTTAGAAGAGAAACATATCCAATTGCTTGAAAGGCATAGAAAGATCCAGGATGGAATTGATGATGTCAAGGAAGCAGCTTCCGGAGCCGGGGTTAGAGGTGCAGACTCTAAATTCATAAATGACCTTGCTGCAGAAATTTCTGCATTAAAAGcagaaacagaaaaagaaaaagaaatgaaaatcctAAGAGATGAAAATAGAGGTCTTCGAGCTCAACTGAAGGATACTGCTGAAGCAGTGCAAGCTGCAGGTGAACTTCTTGTGCGACTTAATGAAGCAGAAGAAGGTGTCATTACTGCACAG AAGCGGGCGATGGATGCAGAGCAGGAAGCTGCAAAGGCCTACAAACAAATTGataaattgaagaagaaaaatgacaaaGACATTAGCACACATAATAAGCTACTTGCCAAAACACGTTTGCCTAATGAAGAAATACAACCTACCTTGGATGACCTCCTTGTCATGCCTATTTGTGATGACACCAAGGTGCTGAAAAATGTTAATGGTCAATTTGAGTTGTTTTGTAACGAAGAGGACAGTGAACTTGCAAATTTGGCAGACCAATCATGGTTCTCTGCTTATGACACATGCAACATATAG
- the LOC100817614 gene encoding kinesin-like protein KIN-12B isoform X3 — MLPKNPIFRCRDTPSANAFKKPRPTRKQKSKNKENNPPPFKSLLPPKPPSSTPNPNPLKRKHSDHSVPAASNSGVKVIVRMRPSCSDGDEGDSIAQRISSDSLSINGQNFTFDSVAHSNATQLDIFELVGAPLVENCLAGFNSSVFAYGQTGSGKTYTMWGPADALSDDNSASDQQGLAPRVFERLFSLINEEQIKHSDKQLKYQCHCSFLEIYNEQIADLLDPNQRNLQIREDVKSGVYVENLTEEQVCTKKDVAQLLIKGLLNRRIGATSINSESSRSHTVFTCVVESRCKSTADGVSRFRTSKINLVDLAGSERQKLTGAAGDRLKEAGNINRSLSQLGNLINILAEVSQTGKLRHIPYRDSRLTFLLQESLGGNAKLALVCAISPALSCKSETLSTLRFAQRVKAIKNKAVVNEVMHDDVNQLRDVICQLRDELHRIKENGYSPSDGSRGHSAALIRRSLILLKPTLNHPLSLPHVDEDGDEEMEIDEEGVEDHAVVLHNSNGGFAGFSAPNGSIGSPSAAMNGDSPAGGMVKCKTSPILKFRPSSLSPTIRSSRKSLRTSLKQSPSENNIHGESDLGTNTVNQKCLSAALSSQTAPNFLTKTENLAVSICHGLEIIDSHHHGASLSNLSLRSKDSRLIIPVEKVDVPAQTFLDDNAKKEDYAMLTCNNCKSRMQLDANEIANSSNVQLVLIDRPESTDKPKKQILKAAEKVLAGSIRREMALEEFCAKQTSDIMQLNCLLQKYRQERECNATIAQIREDKILRLQSHIDGVLSTKEFMDEEPVSLAHENKDLPAIKIQQLLKENHEHHLEVLKMKIELKRVQDELQEYQNFYQFGEREVLMEEICSLRNQLHFYVDSSSKSTRKQYPPLQFTYSSEPSLAANLTAISDLTEASTEANANPESTEDSAKVKIKQEKSQWTEAESRWISLTEKLRAELEASRSLAEKRKQELDTERKCAEELNKTMQMAIEGHTRTLEQYADLEEKHIQLLERHRKIQDGIDDVKEAASGAGVRGADSKFINDLAAEISALKAETEKEKEMKILRDENRGLRAQLKDTAEAVQAAGELLVRLNEAEEGVITAQKQVNFILVQLLHAYSLTGGGDVFQRVGSAQFIT, encoded by the exons ATGCTTCCAAAAAATCCAATCTTCCGGTGCCGGGACACTCCTTCCGCAAACGCTTTCAAAAAACCCAGACCCACGCGCAAGCAAAAATCCAAGAACAAAGAGAACAATCCTCCTCCTTTCAAGTCCCTCCTTCCCCCAAAACCTCCCTCTTCCACTCCCAACCCTAACCCTCTCAAGCGCAAACATTCCGACCATTCCGTTCCCGCTGCATCCAATTCCGGCGTCAAG GTTATTGTGAGGATGAGGCCTTCGTGCAGTGACGGGGACGAAGGAGATTCCATAGCTCAGAGGATTTCCAGTGATTCCTTGTCCATCAACGGTCAAAACTTCACATTTGATTCCGTTGCTCACTCCAATGCAACTCAG TTAGATATTTTTGAGCTTGTCGGGGCGCCTCTTGTAGAGAATTGCTTGGCTGGATTTAATAGTTCTGTATTCGCATATGGGCAG ACTGGGAGTGGGAAGACCTATACCATGTGGGGTCCTGCTGATGCTTTGTCAGATGACAATTCAGCAAGTGATCAACAAGGCCTCGCGCCTCGTGTTTTTGAAAGACTCTTTTCCCTCATAAATGAG GAGCAAATTAAGCATTCTGATAAGCAACTCAAGTATCAGTGCCACTGCTCTTTTCTCGAG ATATACAACGAGCAAATAGCAGATCTATTAGATCCAAATCAAAGAAACCTACAG ATTAGAGAAGATGTCAAATCTGGTGTCTATGTTGAAAATCTTACAGAGGAGCAAGTGTGTACGAAGAAAGATGTGGCTCAGCTTTTGATAAAG GGTTTGTTAAACAGAAGAATTGGTGCAACCAGTATAAATTCTGAAAGTTCACGCTCTCATACTGTTTTTACTTGTGTGGTTGAATCTCGATGCAAG AGTACTGCAGATGGTGTAAGCAGATTTAGAACAAGTAAAATAAATCTTGTTGATCTAGCTGGGTCAGAACGACAAAAATTAACGGGTGCAGCAGGAGACCGTTTAAAGGAAGCTGGCAATATTAATAGATCACTTTCACAGCTTGG GAATTTGATAAACATTCTAGCTGAAGTTTCTCAGACAGGAAAGCTGCGACATATACCATATAGAGACTCCAGGTTGACATTTTTATTGCAGGAGTCTCTTGGCGGAAATGCAAAATTAGCATTGGTTTGTGCTATTTCCCCAGCACTAAG TTGTAAGAGTGAAACTCTTAGTACATTGAGATTTGCACAACGTGTAAAGGCTATCAAGAATAAAGCAGTTGTCAATGAAGTAATGCACGATGATGTGAATCAATTACGAGACGTGATATGCCAACTCAGG GATGAACTGCATCGAATTAAAGAAAATGGTTACAGTCCAAGTGATGGAAGTCGGGGTCATTCAGCAGCTTTGATCAGAAGAAGTTTGATTTTATTGAAGCCTACCCTCAATCACCCATTATCACTACCTCATGTTGATGAAGATGGTGATGAGGAGATGGAGATTGATGAGGAAGGTGTTGAGGATCATGCTGTAGTTCTCCACAACTCAAATGGAGGTTTTGCTGGTTTTTCAGCCCCTAATGGATCTATTGGTTCTCCTAGTGCTGCAATGAATGGTGACAGCCCTGCTGGCGGCATGGTTAAATGCAAAACATCCCCCATCCTCAAATTCCGTCCTTCCAGCCTTTCACCAACAATCAGAAGCAGCAGGAAAAGTTTGAGGACCTCATTAAAGCAGTCTCCTTCTGAGAATAATATTCATGGTGAAAGTGATTTAGGTACAAACACCGTTAACCAGAAATGTTTGTCTGCAGCTCTCTCTAGCCAGACAGCTCCAAATTTCCTAACTAAAACGGAAAATTTAGCAGTAAGCATCTGCCATGGTCTTGAAATTATTGATAGCCACCATCATGGTGCATCGTTATCGAATCTCTCATTGAGATCCAAAGATTCCAGGCTAATTATTCCTGTGGAAAAAGTTGATGTTCCCGCCCAGACTTTTCTTGATGATAATGCCAAAAAGGAAGATTATGCTATGCTTACCTGTAATAACTGTAAAAGCAGAATGCAGCTTGATGCCAATGAGATTGCCAATAGCTCAAATGTGCAGCTGGTACTGATTGATCGCCCGGAGTCAACTGATAAACCAAAGAAGCAAATTCTTAAA GCAGCAGAGAAGGTTTTGGCAGGATCGATAAGGAGAGAAATGGCACTAGAAGAGTTCTGTGCAAAGCAGACTTCTGATATAATGCAGCTCAATTGCTTG TTGCAAAAGTACAGGCAAGAGAGGGAATGCAATGCCACAATAGCACAGATAAGAGAAGATAAAATTCTACGCCTTCAGAGCCATATTGATGGTGTTTTATCCACCAAGGAGTTCATGGATGAAGAGCCGGTGTCCCTTGCACATGAAAACAAG gaCTTGCCTGCTATCAAAATTCAACAGCTTTTAAAGGAGAACCATGAGCATCATTTAGAAGTTCTGAAGATGAAGATAGAGTTAAAAAGAGTACAAGATGAGTTACAAGAGTATCAGAATTTTTACCAATTTGGGGAGAGGGAAGTGTTGATGGAAGAGATATGTAGTTTAAGAAATCAGCTTCACTTTTATGTTGACTCTTCATCCAAATCCACAAGAAAGCAATATCCTCCATTGCAATTTACTTATTCATCTGAACCTAGTTTGGCAGCAAACCTCACTGCCATTTCAGATTTAACAGAGGCTAGCACTGAGGCAAATGCAAATCCAGAATCGACTGAAGACAGTgccaaagtaaaaattaaacagGAAAAAAGTCAATGGACCGAGGCAGAAAGCAGGTGGATTTCTCTAACTGAAAAACTGAGAGCTGAACTTGAAGCTAGCAGGTCACTAGCTGAAAAGAGGAAGCAGGAACTAGATACTGAGAGGAAGTGTGCTGAGGAACTGAATAAAACAATGCAAATGGCTATAGAAGGTCATACACGAACTTTAGAACAGTATGCTGATTTAGAAGAGAAACATATCCAATTGCTTGAAAGGCATAGAAAGATCCAGGATGGAATTGATGATGTCAAGGAAGCAGCTTCCGGAGCCGGGGTTAGAGGTGCAGACTCTAAATTCATAAATGACCTTGCTGCAGAAATTTCTGCATTAAAAGcagaaacagaaaaagaaaaagaaatgaaaatcctAAGAGATGAAAATAGAGGTCTTCGAGCTCAACTGAAGGATACTGCTGAAGCAGTGCAAGCTGCAGGTGAACTTCTTGTGCGACTTAATGAAGCAGAAGAAGGTGTCATTACTGCACAG AAGCAGgtcaattttattttggtacaGCTGTTGCATGCATATAGTTTAACTGGTGGTGGAGATGTGTTCCAAAGAGTTGGGTCAGCTCAGTTCATTACTTGA
- the LOC100817614 gene encoding kinesin-like protein KIN-12B isoform X1: MLPKNPIFRCRDTPSANAFKKPRPTRKQKSKNKENNPPPFKSLLPPKPPSSTPNPNPLKRKHSDHSVPAASNSGVKVIVRMRPSCSDGDEGDSIAQRISSDSLSINGQNFTFDSVAHSNATQLDIFELVGAPLVENCLAGFNSSVFAYGQTGSGKTYTMWGPADALSDDNSASDQQGLAPRVFERLFSLINEEQIKHSDKQLKYQCHCSFLEIYNEQIADLLDPNQRNLQIREDVKSGVYVENLTEEQVCTKKDVAQLLIKGLLNRRIGATSINSESSRSHTVFTCVVESRCKSTADGVSRFRTSKINLVDLAGSERQKLTGAAGDRLKEAGNINRSLSQLGNLINILAEVSQTGKLRHIPYRDSRLTFLLQESLGGNAKLALVCAISPALSCKSETLSTLRFAQRVKAIKNKAVVNEVMHDDVNQLRDVICQLRDELHRIKENGYSPSDGSRGHSAALIRRSLILLKPTLNHPLSLPHVDEDGDEEMEIDEEGVEDHAVVLHNSNGGFAGFSAPNGSIGSPSAAMNGDSPAGGMVKCKTSPILKFRPSSLSPTIRSSRKSLRTSLKQSPSENNIHGESDLGTNTVNQKCLSAALSSQTAPNFLTKTENLAVSICHGLEIIDSHHHGASLSNLSLRSKDSRLIIPVEKVDVPAQTFLDDNAKKEDYAMLTCNNCKSRMQLDANEIANSSNVQLVLIDRPESTDKPKKQILKAAEKVLAGSIRREMALEEFCAKQTSDIMQLNCLLQKYRQERECNATIAQIREDKILRLQSHIDGVLSTKEFMDEEPVSLAHENKDLPAIKIQQLLKENHEHHLEVLKMKIELKRVQDELQEYQNFYQFGEREVLMEEICSLRNQLHFYVDSSSKSTRKQYPPLQFTYSSEPSLAANLTAISDLTEASTEANANPESTEDSAKVKIKQEKSQWTEAESRWISLTEKLRAELEASRSLAEKRKQELDTERKCAEELNKTMQMAIEGHTRTLEQYADLEEKHIQLLERHRKIQDGIDDVKEAASGAGVRGADSKFINDLAAEISALKAETEKEKEMKILRDENRGLRAQLKDTAEAVQAAGELLVRLNEAEEGVITAQKRAMDAEQEAAKAYKQIDKLKKKNDKDISTHNKLLAKTRLPNEEIQPTLDDLLVMPICDDTKVLKNVNGQFELFCNEEDSELANLADQSWFSAYDTCNI; the protein is encoded by the exons ATGCTTCCAAAAAATCCAATCTTCCGGTGCCGGGACACTCCTTCCGCAAACGCTTTCAAAAAACCCAGACCCACGCGCAAGCAAAAATCCAAGAACAAAGAGAACAATCCTCCTCCTTTCAAGTCCCTCCTTCCCCCAAAACCTCCCTCTTCCACTCCCAACCCTAACCCTCTCAAGCGCAAACATTCCGACCATTCCGTTCCCGCTGCATCCAATTCCGGCGTCAAG GTTATTGTGAGGATGAGGCCTTCGTGCAGTGACGGGGACGAAGGAGATTCCATAGCTCAGAGGATTTCCAGTGATTCCTTGTCCATCAACGGTCAAAACTTCACATTTGATTCCGTTGCTCACTCCAATGCAACTCAG TTAGATATTTTTGAGCTTGTCGGGGCGCCTCTTGTAGAGAATTGCTTGGCTGGATTTAATAGTTCTGTATTCGCATATGGGCAG ACTGGGAGTGGGAAGACCTATACCATGTGGGGTCCTGCTGATGCTTTGTCAGATGACAATTCAGCAAGTGATCAACAAGGCCTCGCGCCTCGTGTTTTTGAAAGACTCTTTTCCCTCATAAATGAG GAGCAAATTAAGCATTCTGATAAGCAACTCAAGTATCAGTGCCACTGCTCTTTTCTCGAG ATATACAACGAGCAAATAGCAGATCTATTAGATCCAAATCAAAGAAACCTACAG ATTAGAGAAGATGTCAAATCTGGTGTCTATGTTGAAAATCTTACAGAGGAGCAAGTGTGTACGAAGAAAGATGTGGCTCAGCTTTTGATAAAG GGTTTGTTAAACAGAAGAATTGGTGCAACCAGTATAAATTCTGAAAGTTCACGCTCTCATACTGTTTTTACTTGTGTGGTTGAATCTCGATGCAAG AGTACTGCAGATGGTGTAAGCAGATTTAGAACAAGTAAAATAAATCTTGTTGATCTAGCTGGGTCAGAACGACAAAAATTAACGGGTGCAGCAGGAGACCGTTTAAAGGAAGCTGGCAATATTAATAGATCACTTTCACAGCTTGG GAATTTGATAAACATTCTAGCTGAAGTTTCTCAGACAGGAAAGCTGCGACATATACCATATAGAGACTCCAGGTTGACATTTTTATTGCAGGAGTCTCTTGGCGGAAATGCAAAATTAGCATTGGTTTGTGCTATTTCCCCAGCACTAAG TTGTAAGAGTGAAACTCTTAGTACATTGAGATTTGCACAACGTGTAAAGGCTATCAAGAATAAAGCAGTTGTCAATGAAGTAATGCACGATGATGTGAATCAATTACGAGACGTGATATGCCAACTCAGG GATGAACTGCATCGAATTAAAGAAAATGGTTACAGTCCAAGTGATGGAAGTCGGGGTCATTCAGCAGCTTTGATCAGAAGAAGTTTGATTTTATTGAAGCCTACCCTCAATCACCCATTATCACTACCTCATGTTGATGAAGATGGTGATGAGGAGATGGAGATTGATGAGGAAGGTGTTGAGGATCATGCTGTAGTTCTCCACAACTCAAATGGAGGTTTTGCTGGTTTTTCAGCCCCTAATGGATCTATTGGTTCTCCTAGTGCTGCAATGAATGGTGACAGCCCTGCTGGCGGCATGGTTAAATGCAAAACATCCCCCATCCTCAAATTCCGTCCTTCCAGCCTTTCACCAACAATCAGAAGCAGCAGGAAAAGTTTGAGGACCTCATTAAAGCAGTCTCCTTCTGAGAATAATATTCATGGTGAAAGTGATTTAGGTACAAACACCGTTAACCAGAAATGTTTGTCTGCAGCTCTCTCTAGCCAGACAGCTCCAAATTTCCTAACTAAAACGGAAAATTTAGCAGTAAGCATCTGCCATGGTCTTGAAATTATTGATAGCCACCATCATGGTGCATCGTTATCGAATCTCTCATTGAGATCCAAAGATTCCAGGCTAATTATTCCTGTGGAAAAAGTTGATGTTCCCGCCCAGACTTTTCTTGATGATAATGCCAAAAAGGAAGATTATGCTATGCTTACCTGTAATAACTGTAAAAGCAGAATGCAGCTTGATGCCAATGAGATTGCCAATAGCTCAAATGTGCAGCTGGTACTGATTGATCGCCCGGAGTCAACTGATAAACCAAAGAAGCAAATTCTTAAA GCAGCAGAGAAGGTTTTGGCAGGATCGATAAGGAGAGAAATGGCACTAGAAGAGTTCTGTGCAAAGCAGACTTCTGATATAATGCAGCTCAATTGCTTG TTGCAAAAGTACAGGCAAGAGAGGGAATGCAATGCCACAATAGCACAGATAAGAGAAGATAAAATTCTACGCCTTCAGAGCCATATTGATGGTGTTTTATCCACCAAGGAGTTCATGGATGAAGAGCCGGTGTCCCTTGCACATGAAAACAAG gaCTTGCCTGCTATCAAAATTCAACAGCTTTTAAAGGAGAACCATGAGCATCATTTAGAAGTTCTGAAGATGAAGATAGAGTTAAAAAGAGTACAAGATGAGTTACAAGAGTATCAGAATTTTTACCAATTTGGGGAGAGGGAAGTGTTGATGGAAGAGATATGTAGTTTAAGAAATCAGCTTCACTTTTATGTTGACTCTTCATCCAAATCCACAAGAAAGCAATATCCTCCATTGCAATTTACTTATTCATCTGAACCTAGTTTGGCAGCAAACCTCACTGCCATTTCAGATTTAACAGAGGCTAGCACTGAGGCAAATGCAAATCCAGAATCGACTGAAGACAGTgccaaagtaaaaattaaacagGAAAAAAGTCAATGGACCGAGGCAGAAAGCAGGTGGATTTCTCTAACTGAAAAACTGAGAGCTGAACTTGAAGCTAGCAGGTCACTAGCTGAAAAGAGGAAGCAGGAACTAGATACTGAGAGGAAGTGTGCTGAGGAACTGAATAAAACAATGCAAATGGCTATAGAAGGTCATACACGAACTTTAGAACAGTATGCTGATTTAGAAGAGAAACATATCCAATTGCTTGAAAGGCATAGAAAGATCCAGGATGGAATTGATGATGTCAAGGAAGCAGCTTCCGGAGCCGGGGTTAGAGGTGCAGACTCTAAATTCATAAATGACCTTGCTGCAGAAATTTCTGCATTAAAAGcagaaacagaaaaagaaaaagaaatgaaaatcctAAGAGATGAAAATAGAGGTCTTCGAGCTCAACTGAAGGATACTGCTGAAGCAGTGCAAGCTGCAGGTGAACTTCTTGTGCGACTTAATGAAGCAGAAGAAGGTGTCATTACTGCACAG AAGCGGGCGATGGATGCAGAGCAGGAAGCTGCAAAGGCCTACAAACAAATTGataaattgaagaagaaaaatgacaaaGACATTAGCACACATAATAAGCTACTTGCCAAAACACGTTTGCCTAATGAAGAAATACAACCTACCTTGGATGACCTCCTTGTCATGCCTATTTGTGATGACACCAAGGTGCTGAAAAATGTTAATGGTCAATTTGAGTTGTTTTGTAACGAAGAGGACAGTGAACTTGCAAATTTGGCAGACCAATCATGGTTCTCTGCTTATGACACATGCAACATATAG